In one window of Nocardioides panacisoli DNA:
- the atpA gene encoding F0F1 ATP synthase subunit alpha, translating into MTELSIRPDEIRDALAKHVADYQPDAASKEEVGTVAAAADGIARVSGLPSAMANELLEFEDGTLGLALNLEEREIGVVVLGDFDQIEEGQEVRRTGEILSVPVGDKFMGRVVDPLGKPIDGLGDIESTARRALELQAPSVTQRKSVHEPMATGIKAIDAMTPIGRGQRQLIIGDRATGKTTIAIDTIINQKQNWDSGDPDKQVRCVYVAIGQKGSTIASVRGALEEAGALEYTTIVAAPASDSAGFKYLAPYTGSAIGQHWMYEGKHVLVVFDDLTKQAEAYRAVSLLLRRPPGREAYPGDVFYLHSRLLERCAKLSDEMGKGSMTGLPIIETKANDVSAYIPTNVISITDGQIFLQSDLFASNQRPAIDVGVSVSRVGGSAMTKALKGVTGSLKVDLAQYRAMEAFAMFASDLDAASKKQLERGQRLMALLKQPAYSPYPLEDMTLSLWLGTTGRLDKVPTDDVLRFEQEFIDYVKRSHAGIMDGIRETNRFEDEDAAAAAYDEFLKQFETTEGGGIHAGTESSDAMEDDEVGQEQIVKQKRS; encoded by the coding sequence ATGACGGAACTCTCCATCCGTCCCGATGAGATCCGCGACGCGCTGGCCAAGCACGTCGCCGACTACCAGCCGGACGCGGCCAGCAAGGAAGAGGTCGGCACCGTCGCGGCCGCCGCGGACGGCATCGCACGCGTCAGCGGTCTCCCCTCGGCGATGGCCAACGAGCTGCTCGAGTTCGAGGACGGCACCCTCGGCCTCGCCCTGAACCTCGAGGAGCGCGAGATCGGTGTCGTCGTCCTCGGTGACTTCGACCAGATCGAGGAGGGCCAGGAGGTCCGCCGCACCGGCGAGATCCTCTCGGTCCCGGTCGGCGACAAGTTCATGGGCCGCGTGGTCGACCCGCTGGGCAAGCCCATCGACGGTCTCGGCGACATCGAGTCGACCGCCCGCCGTGCGCTGGAGCTCCAGGCCCCGTCGGTGACCCAGCGCAAGTCGGTCCACGAGCCCATGGCGACCGGTATCAAGGCGATCGACGCCATGACGCCGATCGGCCGTGGCCAGCGCCAGCTCATCATCGGCGACCGCGCGACGGGCAAGACCACGATCGCGATCGACACCATCATCAACCAGAAGCAGAACTGGGACTCCGGCGACCCGGACAAGCAGGTGCGCTGCGTCTATGTCGCCATCGGCCAGAAGGGCTCCACCATCGCATCGGTGCGCGGTGCCCTCGAGGAGGCGGGTGCGCTGGAGTACACCACCATCGTTGCGGCGCCCGCCTCCGACAGTGCCGGTTTCAAGTACCTCGCGCCCTACACGGGGTCCGCGATCGGCCAGCACTGGATGTATGAGGGCAAGCACGTTCTGGTGGTCTTCGACGACCTCACCAAGCAGGCCGAGGCCTACCGCGCCGTGTCGCTGCTGCTGCGCCGTCCGCCGGGCCGTGAGGCCTACCCGGGCGACGTGTTCTACCTGCACTCCCGCCTGCTGGAGCGCTGCGCGAAGCTCTCCGACGAGATGGGCAAGGGCTCGATGACCGGCCTGCCGATCATCGAGACCAAGGCCAACGACGTGTCGGCCTACATCCCGACCAACGTCATCTCGATCACCGACGGCCAGATCTTCCTGCAGTCGGACCTGTTCGCGTCCAACCAGCGCCCTGCGATCGACGTCGGTGTGTCGGTCTCCCGGGTGGGGGGGTCGGCGATGACCAAGGCGCTCAAGGGAGTCACCGGTTCGCTGAAGGTCGACCTGGCGCAGTACCGCGCCATGGAGGCGTTCGCGATGTTCGCCTCCGACCTCGACGCCGCGTCGAAGAAGCAGCTCGAGCGGGGCCAGCGGCTCATGGCGCTGCTCAAGCAGCCGGCGTACTCCCCGTACCCGCTGGAGGACATGACCCTGTCACTGTGGCTGGGCACCACCGGCCGCCTGGACAAGGTGCCGACCGACGACGTCCTCCGCTTCGAGCAGGAGTTCATCGACTACGTCAAGCGCTCCCACGCCGGGATCATGGACGGCATCCGTGAGACCAACCGCTTCGAGGACGAGGACGCTGCCGCGGCGGCGTACGACGAGTTCCTCAAGCAGTTCGAGACCACCGAGGGTGGCGGCATCCACGCCGGCACCGAGTCCTCGGACGCGATGGAGGACGACGAGGTCGGTCAGGAGCAGATCGTCAAGCAGAAGCGGAGCTGA
- a CDS encoding F0F1 ATP synthase subunit delta, with the protein MTVRYGFRGGSSDAVAELTDQLASLADTASGELGAVAEELFSVAGTLRGEGALRRFATDSSVPAEARTGLVEELFSAKVTGGTLDLVRSAVQHRWSRARDLADALEHLGVIAAVRSTGSDTEKLVGELFSLRSLVDDHAELRTALSDPARPVVAKQELLSSLLDGKALAATVLLARQSLTGGHRSVSVALEEYQEVAADVHGENVATVRVARELSEADTQRLAESLSRQYGRPVHLNVVVDPEVVGGIRVEIGDDVIDGTVSSRLADARRLLAG; encoded by the coding sequence ATGACGGTTCGATACGGCTTCCGTGGCGGCTCGTCCGACGCCGTGGCCGAGCTCACCGACCAGCTCGCCTCCCTCGCCGACACGGCGAGCGGTGAGCTGGGTGCGGTGGCCGAGGAGCTGTTCTCGGTCGCCGGCACCCTGCGGGGTGAGGGTGCGCTGCGGCGCTTCGCGACCGACAGCTCGGTCCCGGCCGAGGCCCGCACGGGCCTGGTCGAGGAGCTGTTCTCCGCGAAGGTCACCGGCGGCACGCTGGACCTGGTCCGCTCGGCGGTGCAGCACCGGTGGAGTCGCGCGCGCGACCTCGCCGACGCCCTGGAGCACCTCGGCGTCATCGCCGCGGTCCGCTCGACCGGCAGCGACACCGAGAAGCTCGTGGGGGAGCTGTTCTCCCTGCGCTCGCTCGTGGACGACCACGCCGAGCTGCGCACCGCGCTCTCGGACCCGGCACGTCCCGTGGTGGCCAAGCAGGAGCTGCTGTCCTCGCTGCTGGACGGCAAGGCGCTGGCAGCCACGGTGCTGCTGGCCCGGCAGTCACTGACCGGGGGCCACCGCTCGGTGTCGGTCGCCCTCGAGGAGTACCAGGAGGTGGCCGCGGACGTGCACGGTGAGAACGTCGCCACGGTCCGCGTTGCCCGGGAGCTCTCCGAGGCCGACACGCAGCGCCTCGCCGAGTCGCTCAGCCGGCAGTACGGCCGCCCCGTGCACCTCAATGTCGTCGTCGACCCCGAGGTCGTCGGCGGTATCCGGGTCGAGATCGGGGACGATGTCATCGACGGCACCGTCTCCAGCCGCTTGGCCGACGCCCGACGACTCCTCGCTGGTTGA
- a CDS encoding F0F1 ATP synthase subunit B: MTTEVLLAAAEGEHNPLVPVVSEIILGAIIFAIVIYGIWKFVVPNFEKAYAERTAAIEGGLNAAETKQAEADAKLAELEQQLADARHEAARIREEAREQGAAIVAEMREQANSESERILEHGRTQIEAERQQAVASLRSEVGSLATGLAGRIVGESLEDDARQSRVVERFLADLETDGAGGTAN; this comes from the coding sequence ATGACCACTGAAGTTCTGCTCGCAGCAGCCGAGGGAGAGCACAACCCGCTCGTGCCCGTCGTGTCCGAGATCATCCTCGGCGCGATCATCTTCGCGATCGTCATCTACGGCATCTGGAAGTTCGTCGTACCCAACTTCGAGAAGGCCTACGCCGAGCGCACGGCCGCCATCGAGGGAGGGCTCAACGCGGCGGAGACCAAGCAGGCCGAGGCCGACGCCAAGCTGGCCGAGCTCGAGCAGCAGCTCGCCGATGCCCGTCACGAGGCGGCTCGCATCCGCGAGGAGGCCCGTGAGCAGGGTGCCGCGATCGTCGCGGAGATGCGCGAGCAGGCCAACAGCGAGTCCGAGCGCATCCTCGAGCACGGTCGCACCCAGATCGAGGCCGAGCGGCAGCAGGCGGTGGCCTCGCTGCGCAGCGAGGTCGGCAGCCTGGCCACCGGCCTGGCTGGTCGCATCGTCGGGGAGTCGCTCGAGGACGACGCACGCCAGTCGCGCGTCGTGGAGCGCTTCCTCGCCGACCTCGAGACCGACGGCGCAGGCGGGACGGCGAACTGA
- a CDS encoding ATP synthase F0 subunit C: MDGNLNLIGLGLSAIGPGVAIGLIFAALISGIARQPEAANVLFGRAILGFVLAEALFIITLAIAFVL, from the coding sequence ATGGACGGCAACCTCAACCTGATCGGTCTCGGCCTCTCGGCGATCGGCCCCGGTGTCGCGATCGGCCTGATCTTCGCTGCCCTGATCAGCGGGATCGCCCGTCAGCCCGAGGCTGCGAACGTGCTGTTCGGCCGCGCGATCCTCGGCTTCGTGCTGGCTGAGGCCCTGTTCATCATCACGCTCGCCATCGCGTTCGTCCTCTAG
- the atpB gene encoding F0F1 ATP synthase subunit A: protein MSVTAAEEFIAPGPGLFELPPIVWEITKPMVLLTLSAVIVIGVMHLASRQAAVVPGRLQFAGEQAYDFVRNSIARDNIGADHYMKFVPYLFGLFMFIIINNYYGIVPLLQFPTFSRIGYIIPMALVSWLVFIGAGMWRHGALGYFKHATVPSGVPPWILVLLVPLEFLSNIVVRPFTLTLRLFGNMFAGHLLLALFATGGAYLLTSGNVLYAATGVLAFVMGVLVGFLEIIVMFLQAYVFTLLSAMYIGEAIAEDH from the coding sequence GTGAGCGTGACCGCCGCCGAGGAGTTCATCGCGCCGGGCCCCGGGCTCTTCGAGCTCCCTCCCATCGTCTGGGAGATCACCAAGCCGATGGTCCTGCTGACGCTGTCGGCCGTCATCGTCATCGGCGTCATGCACCTCGCCTCCCGCCAGGCCGCGGTGGTGCCGGGCCGCCTGCAGTTCGCCGGCGAGCAGGCCTATGACTTCGTGCGCAACTCGATCGCGCGCGACAACATCGGTGCCGACCACTACATGAAGTTCGTGCCGTACCTCTTCGGCCTCTTCATGTTCATCATCATCAACAACTACTACGGCATCGTCCCGCTGTTGCAGTTCCCCACGTTCTCGCGGATCGGCTACATCATCCCGATGGCGCTGGTCTCGTGGCTGGTGTTCATCGGTGCCGGCATGTGGCGCCACGGAGCGCTGGGCTACTTCAAGCACGCGACCGTCCCCAGCGGCGTCCCGCCCTGGATCCTGGTCCTGCTGGTGCCGCTGGAGTTCCTCTCCAACATCGTCGTCCGGCCGTTCACGCTCACGCTGCGTCTGTTCGGCAACATGTTCGCCGGGCACCTGCTGCTGGCGCTGTTCGCGACCGGCGGTGCCTACCTGCTGACCAGTGGCAACGTGCTGTACGCCGCGACCGGCGTGCTCGCGTTCGTCATGGGCGTGCTCGTGGGCTTCCTGGAGATCATCGTGATGTTCCTCCAGGCCTACGTCTTCACCCTGTTGTCGGCCATGTACATCGGCGAGGCCATCGCCGAGGACCACTGA
- a CDS encoding AtpZ/AtpI family protein, protein MAQQDDQAAGPHDDSPPGDPWHAFGYLVAGVLFYGLIGWALDRWLGTSFLVVIGILFGAGLGTYMTFARFGGLPNKHETTKHDK, encoded by the coding sequence ATGGCTCAGCAGGACGATCAAGCTGCAGGTCCGCACGACGACTCCCCGCCGGGCGATCCCTGGCACGCATTCGGTTACCTCGTGGCGGGCGTGCTGTTCTATGGTCTGATCGGCTGGGCACTCGACCGGTGGCTGGGGACGTCGTTCCTGGTCGTCATCGGGATCCTCTTCGGAGCGGGTCTCGGCACGTACATGACCTTCGCCCGCTTCGGCGGCCTTCCGAACAAGCACGAGACCACCAAGCACGACAAGTAG